From a region of the Butyrivibrio sp. AE3004 genome:
- a CDS encoding TetR/AcrR family transcriptional regulator, with the protein MNELDERYSTAEDAIIDAFFLLIKEKDFEKITVADVIKKAGIVRSTFYNHYENVPALVSAAEDKTINDIFHMMEGFHAENDRDLCRSYFLAICNYTKKNPFLASLLESARGDAFFEKAMTMFHQYVSKVSDTITGNSVSKEKYSYLIAGIIGCNIGILHKWTADNFNAPAENIADILTTIFLNGILPFMNE; encoded by the coding sequence ATGAATGAACTTGATGAACGTTACAGCACTGCAGAAGATGCAATAATAGATGCTTTTTTTCTTCTTATAAAAGAAAAGGATTTTGAAAAAATTACAGTTGCGGATGTTATAAAAAAAGCAGGTATTGTGCGAAGCACCTTTTATAATCACTATGAAAATGTACCTGCTCTTGTAAGCGCTGCCGAGGATAAAACAATAAATGATATTTTTCATATGATGGAAGGATTCCATGCAGAAAATGACAGAGACCTGTGCAGGTCCTATTTTCTTGCAATATGTAACTACACAAAGAAAAACCCGTTTCTTGCAAGCCTTCTCGAAAGCGCCAGAGGAGACGCATTCTTTGAAAAAGCAATGACAATGTTCCATCAGTATGTTTCAAAGGTCTCAGATACTATAACAGGAAACAGTGTTTCCAAAGAGAAATACTCATATCTTATTGCCGGTATCATTGGATGTAATATCGGTATTCTTCACAAATGGACAGCTGATAATTTCAATGCACCTGCTGAAAACATTGCAGATATACTTACCACTATTTTTCTAAACGGTATTCTGCCTTTCATGAATGAATAA
- a CDS encoding DUF2752 domain-containing protein has protein sequence MKNNNNTLKNKNISSAFKEAAIIAAILMLNAIVYIVTGYGIPCVFKLITGLSCPGCGMTHAYLELLHGNIEGAISYNILSVTVMPLLILFLIYKAVVLIRTGSTKMKTWENMFLICIGIVTGIFFIYRNIPGIISHPLFGLIISK, from the coding sequence ATGAAAAACAATAATAATACTCTGAAAAATAAAAATATATCTTCTGCATTTAAAGAGGCTGCAATAATTGCAGCTATACTTATGTTAAATGCTATTGTGTACATTGTCACAGGTTACGGTATTCCCTGTGTATTTAAGCTTATTACAGGGCTAAGCTGCCCCGGCTGTGGAATGACCCACGCCTATCTTGAGCTTTTACATGGAAATATTGAAGGAGCAATAAGTTATAATATTCTTTCCGTTACTGTTATGCCTTTGCTCATTCTGTTTCTGATTTACAAGGCAGTAGTTCTTATCAGAACAGGAAGTACTAAGATGAAGACATGGGAGAACATGTTTCTTATATGCATAGGAATAGTGACAGGCATCTTTTTTATCTACAGAAATATTCCCGGGATTATTTCACATCCTCTTTTTGGATTAATCATTTCTAAGTGA
- a CDS encoding alpha/beta hydrolase encodes MRKKYIWGLIMMMGFLTACGNAKANTAKDAEVVTTVDEESTAKTDEPEIIEEEASEIIEDEVLSEDETGDAEILEKDEAKANENAYAEAIEQETSVQEEATESTNTDESQDRTPTAEIGEHVLPKYTNLRTDEAGTIEHISYTGHDYAGDGSEITKEANVYLPPNYDTEKKYNVMILLHGIGGDEDEWGLNKSTSRVKAIMDNLAYYGDIEPFIVVTPNGRAGSDTKKDTKLIDSFYKFGEELRNDLIPYLDSHYSTYGEYDEAGYDLSEARAHRAIAGLSMGGMQTINIGLDECNDIFGYFGAFSAAPTSYPAAKTAGILENCEYPIYYLYNICGLQDRIAYQSASAAAKNLPALSDKFVDGENFMWQEMTGGHDFHIWYQGFYNFAQIAFKHDSE; translated from the coding sequence ATGAGAAAAAAATATATATGGGGATTGATCATGATGATGGGATTTTTAACAGCATGTGGAAATGCTAAAGCAAATACTGCAAAAGATGCAGAGGTTGTCACAACAGTGGATGAAGAAAGCACGGCTAAGACAGATGAGCCTGAGATTATTGAGGAAGAGGCTTCTGAAATAATTGAAGATGAAGTTTTGTCTGAAGATGAGACAGGTGATGCAGAAATACTTGAGAAAGATGAAGCTAAAGCAAATGAGAATGCCTATGCTGAAGCGATAGAACAGGAGACATCCGTACAGGAGGAAGCGACCGAAAGTACAAATACAGATGAATCCCAAGACCGTACTCCTACAGCAGAAATTGGAGAACATGTTCTTCCTAAATATACTAATTTAAGGACAGACGAAGCGGGGACAATTGAGCATATATCATATACAGGACACGATTATGCCGGTGATGGAAGCGAAATCACAAAGGAAGCTAATGTATATCTGCCGCCGAACTACGATACAGAGAAAAAATATAATGTAATGATCCTTCTTCACGGAATTGGCGGAGATGAGGATGAATGGGGGCTTAATAAGAGCACATCAAGGGTAAAGGCTATTATGGATAACCTTGCATATTATGGAGATATAGAACCGTTTATTGTAGTTACACCAAACGGCAGAGCGGGTTCCGATACAAAAAAGGATACAAAGCTTATTGACTCCTTCTATAAGTTCGGAGAAGAACTTCGAAATGACCTTATTCCTTATCTTGATTCCCATTACAGTACCTATGGTGAATACGATGAGGCCGGATATGATCTTTCAGAGGCTCGTGCTCACAGGGCAATAGCAGGTTTGTCAATGGGCGGTATGCAGACGATCAATATAGGACTTGATGAATGCAATGACATTTTCGGATATTTCGGGGCATTTTCCGCTGCACCTACAAGCTATCCTGCTGCAAAAACAGCCGGAATTCTTGAAAACTGCGAATATCCTATTTATTATTTGTATAATATATGCGGATTACAGGATAGAATAGCGTATCAGAGTGCTTCTGCAGCAGCCAAGAACCTGCCTGCTCTAAGCGATAAGTTTGTAGACGGTGAAAACTTTATGTGGCAGGAAATGACCGGAGGTCATGATTTCCACATCTGGTATCAGGGATTTTATAATTTTGCACAGATAGCTTTTAAGCATGATAGTGAATAA